One Choloepus didactylus isolate mChoDid1 chromosome 8, mChoDid1.pri, whole genome shotgun sequence DNA window includes the following coding sequences:
- the LOC119542196 gene encoding LOW QUALITY PROTEIN: centromere protein L-like (The sequence of the model RefSeq protein was modified relative to this genomic sequence to represent the inferred CDS: inserted 1 base in 1 codon) yields the protein MDPCDASELTPRQSASSSPKDYFIGATPLQKRLESVRKQTSFVPTPPRRKIPQCSQLQEDIDTQKVAFLLHKQWTLYSLTPLYRFSYTNLKEYSRLLSAFITAEKQKGFAVEVGEDFNIKVIFSTLLGMKGTQRDPEAFLVQILSKSQLPSENTEGKVLWTGWFCCVFGDSLLETATEDFTCLPLFLANGAESNTAIIGTWFQKTFDCYFSPLAINAFNLTWXAAMWTACKIDRYMATTEFLWSVPCSPQSLDISYAIHPEDAKALWDSVHKTPGEVTQEEVDLFMDCLYSHFHRHFKIHLSATRLIRVSTSVASAHTDGKIKILCHKYLIGVLAYLTELAIFQIE from the exons ATGGATCCTTGTGATGCATCAGAATTGACTCCTAGACAAAGTGCATCTTCAAGTCCTAAAGATTACTTTATAGGTGCCACCCCACTGCAGAAACGATTAGAATCAGTCAGGAAGCAGACTTCATTTGTCCCAACTCCACCTCGAAGGAAAATTCCGCAGTGTTCACAATTGCAGGAAGATATCGATACTCAAAAGGTTGCATTCCTTCTGCATAAGCAATGGACTTTATATAGTTTAACTCCCTTGTATAGATTCTCCTATACCAATCTCAAAGAGTATTCTAGACTTCTGAGTGCATTTATTACtgcagaaaagcaaaaaggatttgcTGTGGAAGTGGGAGAAGACTTCAACATCAAAGTGATTTTCTCTACCCTCCTAGGAATGAAAGGAACACAAAGGGACCCTGAAGCATTTCTTGTCCAGATTCTTTCAAAATCTCAATTGCCATCTGAGAACACAGAAGGTAAAGTGTTATGGACTGGTTGGTTCTGCTGTGTATTTGGAGACAGTCTTCTCGAGACTGCTACAGAAGATTTCACCTGTCTTCCCTTGTTCCTTGCAAATGGAGCAGAATCTAATACAGCCATAATTGGAACCTGGTTTCAGAAAACTTTTGACTGCTATTTCAGTCCATTAGCAATCAATGCGTTTAATCTCACCT AGGCTGCTATGTGGACTGCATGCAAAATAGACCGTTATATGGCTACTACTGAATTTCTTTGGTCTGTACCCTGTAGTCCTCAAAGTCTGGATATTTCCTATGCCATACATCCAGAGGATGCAAAAGCTTTGTGGGACAGTGTCCACAAAACACCTGGGGAGGTTACCCAGGAGGAAGTTGACTTATTCATGGACTGCCTTTATTCACATTTCCATAGacatttcaaaattcatttatcagcCACAAGATTAATTCGTGTTTCAACATCTGTAGCTTCAGCACatactgatggaaaaataaagattctTTGTCATAAATACCTTATTGGAGTGTTGGCATATTTGACAGAACTGGCAATTTTTCAAATTGAGTGA